Proteins encoded by one window of Centroberyx gerrardi isolate f3 chromosome 21, fCenGer3.hap1.cur.20231027, whole genome shotgun sequence:
- the LOC139918860 gene encoding claudin-24 encodes MDPSVCALELLGVFFSTGAWLCSLATTLMSTWLTLSTDLLPTESYELGLWETCVVQDLGALECRPYDSLLGLPPDIKLARILMCLTVATGLLGLLLAIPGMYVVNSCDSRLEDLKFKRVMKMIGGTLCLAAGVMGLIPVSYIAHLTVVRFFDETVPAVVPRWEFGDALFCGWTAGFLHLVAGALLLTSSLCLQEENCNIPVPIPLVRVHSAHACHRTRSEYV; translated from the coding sequence atggaccCAAGCGTTTGCGCTCTGGAGCTGCTGGGGGTCTTCTTCTCCACGGGGGCCTGGCTCTGCTCCCTGGCCACCACCCTGATGTCCACCTGGCTCACGCTCTCCACCGACCTGCTGCCCACCGAGAGCTACGAGCTGGGGCTGTGGGAGACCTGCGTGGTGCAGGACCTCGGGGCGCTGGAGTGCCGACCCTACGACAGCCTGCTGGGCCTGCCGCCGGACATCAAGCTGGCCCGGATCCTCATGTGCCTGACGGTGGCCACGGGGCTCCTGGGGCTGCTGCTGGCCATCCCCGGCATGTACGTGGTGAACAGCTGCGACAGCCGGCTGGAGGACCTCAAGTTCAAGAGGGTGATGAAGATGATCGGGGGGACGCTGTGCCTCGCCGCCGGCGTCATGGGCCTCATCCCCGTGTCGTACATCGCCCACCTCACGGTCGTGCGCTTCTTCGACGAGACGGTGCCGGCGGTGGTGCCGCGCTGGGAGTTCGGGGACGCTCTGTTCTGCGGCTGGACGGCGGGGTTCCTGCACCTGGTGGCCGGCGCCCTGCTGCTCACGTCTTCTCTGTGTCTGCAGGAGGAAAACTGTAACATCCCCGTCCCCATCCCTCTGGTGCGGGTGCACTCGGCGCACGCCTGTCACAGGACCAGATCCGAGTACGTTTGA